A stretch of the Oxyura jamaicensis isolate SHBP4307 breed ruddy duck chromosome 4, BPBGC_Ojam_1.0, whole genome shotgun sequence genome encodes the following:
- the ATG4A gene encoding cysteine protease ATG4A isoform X3: MLRCGQMMLAQALICRHLGRDWQWEKHKKQPEEYHRILRCFLDRKDCCYSIHQMAQMGVGEGKSIGEWFGPNTVAQVLKKLALFDEWNSLAVYVSMDNTVVIEDIKKMCWSPPQSSSASHSSAHLHRSALGRNKNTAGLCAGWKPLLLIIPLRLGINHINPVYIDAFKECFKMPQSLGALGGKPNNAYYFIGFLGNELIYLDPHTTQSFVDSEENGTVDDESFHCQEAPHRMKIMNLDPSVALGFFCKEECDFDNWCTLVQKEILKQQSLRMFELVQKHPPHWPPFIPPTKPEVTTTGAELIESTDKLFELEEEFEILSV, from the exons attgGCAAtgggaaaaacacaaaaaacaaccagaagAGTATCACAGAATCCTACGATGCTTTCTCGACAGGAAGGATTGCTGTTATTCAATCCACCAGATGG CACAGATGGGTGTTGGAGAGGGGAAGTCAATTGGAGAATGGTTTGGACCAAATACAGTTGCTCAAGTACTAAA GAAGCTTGCTTTATTTGATGAATGGAATTCATTAGCAGTTTATGTATCTATGGACAATACGGTGGTCATTGAAGACATCA AAAAAATGTGCTGGTCCCCTCCTCAGAGCAGCAGTGCGTCCCACAGCAGTGCACATTTGCACAGAAGTGCTCTTGGCCGAAACAAGAACACAGCAGGACTCTGCGCAGGCTGGAAACCCCTCTTGCTTATTATACCTCTACGACTAGGGATAAATCACATAAATCCAGTATATATTGATGCATTTAAA GAATGCTTTAAGATGCCACAGTCTTTGGGAGCATTAGGAGGGAAACCAAATAATGCCTATTATTTCATAGGATTTTTAG GCAATGAGCTGATCTATTTGGACCCTCACACCACTCAAAGCTTTGtagattcagaagaaaatggcaCAGTTGACGATGAGAGTTTCCACTGCCAGGAAGCCCCGCACAGAATGAAGATCATGAATTTGGACCCTTCAGTAGCTTTA ggcTTCTTTTGCAAAGAAGAATGTGATTTTGATAACTGGTGCACTCTTGTACAAAAG GAGATTCTAAAGCAGCAGAGTCTACGGATGTTTGAGCTGGTCCAGAAGCACCCACCACACTGGCCTCCTTTCATACCTccaacaaaaccagaagtgaCAACCACAGGAGCAG aaCTCATTGAATCTACTGACAAGCTATTTGAATTGGAAGAAGAATTTGAAATCCTGAGTGTGTGA